AAGGTTGAAGAGGAGGACCAGGTTGAAGGGCCAAGCGGAGAATGGAACCATGTTCCCGGGACTGTACTTTTTGAGATAGAGCGTGAGCGAAACGTAAAGCCGATTTTCTCAAAAATCACAGGCGTGATCTCTAATAGTCGGGCTGATCTGGATAATCGATTCGTGGAGGCGGGTGAAAAGGTGATGACCATACGCTACCCGCTTAAGAAAAAAGAGATTATCGACATTATCTTAAAAAAAGTACTTACCATGTTCTGTGCGCCGGAGCGGGCCAAGTATTTCTTTGCCCTCGATATTCAGGCTAAGATTGATAAAGTCGGGCAGCGCTCAGTTTCGGTTAAGCCGGGGGATGAGTTTCTGACAATGTCTTTGATGAAGCGCGACACACCTGTTTTTTACGAAGGAGAGCCGGGGATTATTCACTCTGTTTATTTTTCCTCTGGCGACAGTATTGATCAGGGTACGCCAATGGTTGGCATATGTTCTGAAAAAATACTCCCTCTTGTTCAGCGAATTATCAACCGTGTTAAGGCAGAGTGGGACTGAGAGATTTCGGTTTGCCCTTTACTCCCCTTGATCTGCAAAATTCCATACGAGCTGAAGCCTCAGTTCGTTCTGACTTTTCCCGTCAATCTGCGGAAACCATTCTGCGATACGGTTGTTATGTCGGTTCCACCATTGAACATTTTGATTCAACAGATCGTCTAATGAATCATGCCAGGGAACAGATTTCTACGTACGAAAATAAAGGGGTGTCGTATCCATCCGGCTATGTTTATTCTGCCAATGCTCTCCATTCCAGCAAAGGTCGATTCTTACGATCCTGGCACGCTCCTGCGGGAGGTGTGTGGATTACCCTGGTGGTGGTAAACACCCTGCTTCCTGAGAGTTCTGTCCTGCTGCCACTGGCTGCCGGTGTCGCCTGTTGTGAAACGGTGAGATCGTTTGGTGTTGAGGCTTCCGTTAAATGGGTGAACGATGTTCATGTACACGGCAAGAAAATAGCTGGGATATTGACCGAGAGTTTCAGGGGCCCTGTCTTTGGTGAAGAGTACATTCTTCTGGGGATTGGCCTTAACGTC
This genomic interval from Desulfobulbaceae bacterium contains the following:
- a CDS encoding biotin--[acetyl-CoA-carboxylase] ligase, which codes for MGLRDFGLPFTPLDLQNSIRAEASVRSDFSRQSAETILRYGCYVGSTIEHFDSTDRLMNHAREQISTYENKGVSYPSGYVYSANALHSSKGRFLRSWHAPAGGVWITLVVVNTLLPESSVLLPLAAGVACCETVRSFGVEASVKWVNDVHVHGKKIAGILTESFRGPVFGEEYILLGIGLNVNNQEFPAELRASAGAMSLYGNDIFDLDEVRLRLMAKLAWNVGLLHYEEDRRLNCGASADDTAGHPLIAAWRRLSDTVGKNVHYGFNVFEKVQYAARVVDIDPLGRLIMKLKDGSIITENSGEIVYVKQ